One Pseudomonas brassicacearum genomic region harbors:
- a CDS encoding non-ribosomal peptide synthetase has product MNEVTMDAHDSGFALTPEQQTVLEQLSTTATCGDALRWLKVVIDGDLDPQRLQMAFDTLLAQQPMLLAQLGKVAGFHGLRQAAASAGRFPLMVQAGEQGAEEVQAQIKESMGRAFVVGESASVQAVLYRLGPQQWQLLLGVARYSADGQSLNLLLEQVQQAYAGVLASEDEAPGEFAQYLEWRSEVVLDEDAASARTYWQQHLQGQQTDIATPWLAARSASRETRACDACVALTLEPAQREALQRLAAQLGQPLATLLQGAWWVLLGRLSGREQALVGVRHDSRGDYEYFANAVGVFEKTLPLCVSMPATLSFSEWLVTLAARLEEHRTWQEYWTPELSPDAAHPVYGFTVAQASRAQDSSGLHWAPVSAPARADGFEWLLQVQLNGAEQLAGIDLYYASALYSPASASAVLEQYGVLLASILAAGHTPLAQLNLLSRAEEQRLRAINPPMQALVDGRYLPRRIADWAIHTPDAIALTDAHQQLSYGQLQARVDSLAQGFKQQGLGEGSIVALALPRSAELVIAMLASWRVGAAYLPLDVQWPQARQALMLEQAGAAMLLTDAAHLPAWQDQPYKALTVAELSQSTGALPDLVTQGNDMAYVLFTSGSTGVPKGVVIEHRQLLNYTVQASQALGLEQCKDVGFTSTVAADLGNTTLFGALFNGATLHVASDEQMQDGALFAEYLQQHRIDCLKIVPSHLAALLDSEHAILPRTLVLGGEPIPPPLIERIARLRSDCRVFNHYGPTETTVGVMIHPLALDGAADECAALTQVLGNNQVYVLDADLRLAPVGVLGEVYLGGAQVCRGYLNAEADEQAFIQSPFDPAQRLYRSGDLARYRADGAIQLHGRRDQQVKVRGFRIELAEIEAELLRVPQVAEALVLPAVSAEQGLLAFVVAQQGSSKGLLDAVRAELSARLPSVMVPQQLQLIERFPRLANGKIDRKALQQMAGAAMADEDAAPRDALEQLLAARMAQLLGLERLGIDRDFFAAGGHSLLVIKLVAGIRKLLQCDIHPGLVFDHPTVASLALALRAVESSPGQLEKIAQVRLRMEAMSPEEKALLTEQARQLQAARAAPLG; this is encoded by the coding sequence ATGAACGAGGTCACGATGGACGCGCACGATTCGGGTTTCGCCCTGACGCCCGAGCAACAAACCGTGCTTGAGCAACTGTCGACCACGGCGACCTGTGGCGACGCGTTGCGCTGGTTGAAGGTGGTCATTGACGGCGATCTCGATCCGCAGCGCTTGCAGATGGCGTTCGATACGCTACTGGCGCAGCAGCCGATGCTGCTAGCGCAACTGGGAAAAGTCGCCGGGTTCCACGGTTTGCGTCAGGCCGCTGCCAGTGCCGGGCGCTTCCCGCTGATGGTGCAGGCGGGCGAGCAAGGGGCTGAAGAGGTCCAGGCGCAGATCAAGGAATCGATGGGCCGTGCGTTTGTGGTCGGCGAATCGGCAAGCGTCCAGGCTGTGCTGTATCGCCTGGGGCCCCAGCAATGGCAACTGCTGCTGGGTGTCGCCCGCTACAGTGCCGATGGGCAATCGCTGAATCTGCTGCTTGAGCAAGTACAGCAGGCGTACGCCGGGGTTCTGGCATCGGAAGACGAAGCACCGGGCGAATTTGCCCAGTACCTGGAATGGCGCAGTGAAGTGGTGCTGGATGAGGATGCCGCCAGCGCGCGCACCTACTGGCAGCAGCACCTGCAAGGCCAGCAGACGGACATCGCCACGCCATGGTTGGCCGCCCGCAGCGCCAGCCGGGAGACCCGCGCTTGCGACGCGTGCGTGGCCCTGACGCTGGAACCTGCCCAGCGTGAGGCTTTGCAACGTCTGGCCGCGCAGCTCGGGCAGCCGCTTGCCACGCTGCTGCAAGGCGCCTGGTGGGTGTTGCTGGGGCGTTTGAGCGGGCGTGAGCAGGCGCTGGTCGGCGTGCGTCATGACAGCCGTGGCGACTATGAATACTTCGCCAATGCCGTGGGTGTGTTCGAGAAAACCTTGCCGCTGTGCGTTTCGATGCCCGCCACCCTGTCGTTCAGCGAGTGGTTGGTGACGCTGGCGGCTCGCCTCGAAGAACACCGCACCTGGCAGGAATACTGGACGCCGGAACTGAGCCCTGACGCGGCGCACCCGGTCTACGGTTTTACGGTTGCCCAGGCGAGTCGTGCCCAGGACAGCAGCGGTCTGCACTGGGCGCCGGTGTCGGCGCCTGCGCGGGCCGATGGGTTCGAGTGGTTGTTGCAGGTGCAATTGAACGGTGCCGAGCAGCTTGCCGGGATCGATCTGTATTACGCCAGCGCGCTGTATTCGCCAGCCTCGGCCAGTGCCGTGCTGGAACAGTACGGCGTGCTGTTGGCTTCGATCCTTGCGGCCGGGCACACCCCACTGGCGCAGCTCAACCTGTTGAGTCGCGCCGAAGAACAGCGCTTGCGAGCGATCAACCCGCCGATGCAGGCCTTGGTCGATGGCCGCTATCTGCCCCGACGCATCGCCGATTGGGCGATTCATACACCGGACGCCATCGCCCTGACTGACGCCCATCAGCAGTTGAGCTATGGCCAGTTGCAAGCCCGGGTCGATAGCCTGGCCCAGGGCTTCAAGCAGCAAGGCCTGGGCGAGGGTTCGATTGTCGCGCTGGCGTTGCCGCGCTCGGCGGAGCTGGTGATTGCAATGCTGGCGAGCTGGCGTGTGGGCGCGGCGTATCTGCCCCTTGATGTGCAGTGGCCCCAGGCGCGCCAGGCGTTGATGCTGGAACAGGCCGGCGCGGCTATGTTGCTGACCGATGCGGCGCATCTGCCGGCCTGGCAGGATCAGCCGTACAAGGCGCTGACCGTGGCGGAGCTGAGTCAGTCGACGGGGGCATTGCCGGACCTGGTCACTCAGGGCAACGACATGGCCTATGTGTTGTTTACGTCTGGCTCCACCGGTGTGCCCAAGGGCGTGGTGATCGAGCATCGGCAATTGCTCAACTACACCGTCCAGGCCAGCCAGGCCCTGGGACTTGAGCAGTGCAAGGACGTCGGGTTCACGTCCACCGTGGCGGCGGACCTGGGCAACACGACGTTGTTTGGCGCGTTGTTCAATGGCGCGACCCTGCATGTGGCCAGCGATGAGCAAATGCAGGACGGCGCGTTGTTTGCCGAGTACCTGCAACAGCACCGGATCGACTGCCTGAAAATCGTCCCATCGCACCTCGCGGCGCTGCTCGACAGTGAGCACGCGATCCTGCCGCGTACGCTGGTACTGGGTGGCGAGCCGATTCCGCCGCCGTTGATCGAGCGCATCGCCCGGTTGCGCAGCGATTGCCGGGTGTTCAACCACTACGGCCCGACCGAAACCACGGTCGGGGTGATGATCCATCCCTTGGCCCTGGACGGCGCCGCCGACGAGTGTGCGGCGCTGACGCAGGTGCTGGGCAACAACCAGGTTTACGTGCTGGACGCCGATCTGCGCTTGGCGCCGGTGGGGGTGCTGGGCGAGGTGTACCTGGGCGGTGCGCAGGTGTGCCGGGGCTATTTGAATGCCGAGGCTGATGAGCAAGCGTTCATCCAGAGCCCATTCGATCCGGCCCAGCGCTTGTATCGCAGCGGCGACCTGGCGCGTTACCGCGCGGACGGGGCGATCCAGTTGCACGGTCGGCGTGATCAGCAGGTCAAGGTGCGCGGCTTCCGGATTGAACTGGCGGAGATCGAGGCCGAGCTGCTGCGCGTGCCGCAGGTGGCCGAAGCGCTGGTGCTGCCGGCGGTGTCGGCCGAGCAGGGGCTGTTGGCCTTTGTCGTGGCGCAGCAGGGCAGCTCAAAGGGCTTGCTGGACGCCGTCCGTGCTGAGCTGAGCGCCCGCCTGCCCAGCGTGATGGTGCCGCAGCAGCTGCAACTGATCGAACGGTTCCCGCGGCTGGCCAACGGCAAGATCGATCGCAAGGCGTTGCAACAGATGGCGGGGGCGGCGATGGCGGACGAAGACGCGGCCCCGCGCGATGCACTGGAGCAATTGCTCGCCGCGCGCATGGCGCAGTTGCTTGGGCTGGAGCGATTGGGCATCGACCGCGACTTCTTCGCCGCCGGTGGGCATTCGTTGCTGGTGATCAAACTGGTGGCCGGTATTCGCAAGTTGTTGCAGTGCGACATTCATCCGGGGCTGGTCTTCGATCATCCGACCGTGGCGTCGTTGGCACTGGCCTTGCGGGCGGTGGAAAGCAGTCCGGGGCAGCTGGAAAAAATCGCCCAGGTGCGCCTGCGCATGGAGGCGATGAGCCCCGAGGAAAAGGCCCTCCTGACCGAACAGGCAAGGCAGCTGCAAGCCGCCAGGGCTGCGCCGCTGGGCTGA